The Halomicronema hongdechloris C2206 genome includes a window with the following:
- a CDS encoding type II toxin-antitoxin system PemK/MazF family toxin, protein MTYEQFDVIVVPFPFTDTDTAKRRPALVLSNAQRFNVVVGHSVMAMITTASHSSWALDVPLNDLEPAGLAVPSIVRMKLFTLDHTLVLKRIGYLSAPDQSAVSDSLASLF, encoded by the coding sequence ATGACCTATGAGCAGTTTGATGTGATCGTGGTTCCGTTTCCCTTCACTGATACTGATACCGCAAAGCGCAGGCCTGCGCTTGTTTTATCTAATGCCCAGAGGTTCAATGTAGTTGTAGGCCATAGTGTTATGGCGATGATTACGACTGCTTCCCATTCATCCTGGGCCCTAGATGTTCCTTTGAATGACCTAGAGCCTGCTGGACTAGCTGTACCGTCTATTGTGCGAATGAAATTATTTACGCTTGACCATACCCTAGTCCTGAAGCGCATTGGATATTTGAGTGCACCTGATCAATCTGCGGTGAGTGACTCTCTTGCTAGCTTGTTCTGA
- a CDS encoding Uma2 family endonuclease has translation MVLISTQISELDLDNFDGQLTQTVVLSNISWQTYRAMLADLGDHRATRIAYNQGVLTLKMPSKLHEIINRLLGQIVTTLTEVLGLEVLNVGSMTLNRPDLQQGAEPDTGFYIQHAPQLEGLDPVIPEKLPPDLVIAVGITSPSTQRLHIYAALEVPEVWRYSKRQGLVIYQLTPTGYAASAVSLAFPQVTAADLNGFLEQRQSQSENQVMRSVRHWSQSLA, from the coding sequence GTGGTGTTGATATCTACCCAGATCAGCGAGCTAGACCTAGATAATTTTGACGGACAGTTGACCCAAACGGTTGTGCTGTCGAATATCAGTTGGCAGACCTATCGGGCCATGCTGGCAGATCTAGGCGATCATCGAGCGACTCGCATCGCCTATAACCAGGGGGTTCTGACTCTGAAGATGCCGTCTAAGCTGCATGAAATTATCAATCGCCTGCTAGGACAGATTGTCACCACCTTGACGGAAGTTCTGGGGCTAGAGGTGCTTAATGTGGGCTCAATGACCCTGAACCGTCCGGATTTACAGCAGGGAGCAGAGCCCGATACGGGGTTCTATATTCAACACGCGCCTCAGCTGGAAGGGCTCGATCCGGTGATTCCCGAGAAGCTGCCTCCTGATTTGGTGATTGCAGTCGGTATTACCAGTCCCTCAACTCAACGACTGCACATCTACGCAGCGCTGGAAGTACCAGAGGTGTGGCGCTACAGCAAGCGGCAGGGCTTGGTGATCTACCAGCTGACGCCAACCGGGTATGCAGCATCAGCGGTGAGTTTGGCCTTCCCCCAGGTAACCGCGGCTGACTTGAATGGCTTTCTAGAGCAGCGCCAATCTCAAAGCGAAAACCAGGTGATGCGCTCCGTGCGGCACTGGAGTCAGTCTTTGGCGTAG